One segment of Macrotis lagotis isolate mMagLag1 chromosome 1, bilby.v1.9.chrom.fasta, whole genome shotgun sequence DNA contains the following:
- the SLC6A16 gene encoding orphan sodium- and chloride-dependent neurotransmitter transporter NTT5 isoform X1 — protein sequence MATEQKVSAEPASQTQNQVDSHSTRMATEEGPPEPAHNSKVVDRRTSKYVWKSKTQYMMTQLGFSVGLGSIWRFPSLCQQFEGTFLFSYVLLFFILGVPLVFMELALGQNFRSDVWRKIHPRLGSVGLTCSLITFLLIIYYNIFIAWSILYLRNSFMYPLPWTECPKWTVTSIPDSNCTRATPSVYFWYGQTLHITNRIDDSGGIVLNIGICLLVVWLFLTVISIQDSNTKGKILYFSVIVPYVILFCFLIRSYLMEGSIYGLRKLVKTKISALFSPILWWRAGTQVFFNLGCGCGGLIVLSSFLKMNTNCAQDAFILVFANLASSLLAAQVVFSVLGFRAATFVRECVNQSYWKLMELIRMRVLPIEVHPPENLMKMPVRAFNMWLNHFNDDLRLQVLEHVPDCKVEEELVRNTEGPGLLYMAFTEAIAKFPDATLWSIIFFLMLINLALSSSMGLMQTIQILLQDTFPWLHNSSLTISVTIGCLGFLFSLLFSHHSGLYFLNLFDDFIGTVALCTMILFENIAVAWIYGAKRFMNEVRDCMGFKVWIMHEFLLRYVTLLVIIIIFICYLLSLGKHPTYTAWDWSTFEMSETPYPEWALILGISLIILIMLPTLVGLLCFKKSVILPLPRNSSPQPLEAPKASSSLQDQQASSSGKTGSLFEVQAAEAQVQ from the exons ATGGCCACTGAGCAGAAGGTGTCAGCGGAGCCTGCCTCCCAGACCCAGAACCAAGTCGACTCTCACTCCACCAG GATGGCCACTGAGGAAGGCCCTCCAGAACCAGCCCACAACTCAAAGGTTGTGGACAGGAGAACCAGCAAGTATGTTTGGAAGAGCAAGACCCAGTATATGATGACACAGTTGGGCTTCTCTGTGGGACTGGGGAGCATCTGGAGGTTCCCTTCCTTGTGCCAACAGTTTGAAG gcactttccttttctcctatgtCCTGCTGTTTTTCATCCTGGGTGTCCCCTTGGTGTTCATGGAGCTAGCTTTGGGGCAGAACTTTCGCTCTGATGTCTGGCGGAAGATCCACCCCCGGCTCGGGAGTGTAGGACTGACCTGCAGCCTG ATAACCTTCTTGTTGATTATCTATTATAACATCTTCATCGCTTGGAGCATCTTATACCTCAGGAACTCTTTCATGTACCCACTGCCCTGGACAGAATGCCCCAAATGGACAGTCACAAGCATCCCTG ATTCCAACTGTACCCGAGCCACCCCATCTGTTTATTTCTGGTACGGTCAGACCCTGCACATCACAAACAGAATCGATGACAGTGGGGGCATTGTCTTGAACATTGGCATCTGCCTCTTAGTGGTTTGGCTCTTCTTGACAGTCATTTCCATCCAGGACAGCAACACCAAAGGGAAG ATACTGTACTTCTCTGTGATAGTCCCCTATGTTATCCTGTTCTGCTTCCTCATACGAAGCTACCTGATGGAAGGTTCCATTTATGGGCTACGTAAGTTGGTGAAAACTAAG ATATCAGCCCTCTTCTCTCCGATACTGTGGTGGCGGGCAGGAACACAGGTGTTCTTCAATTTAGGCTGTGGATGTGGCGGCCTCATCGTCTTGTCCtcctttttaaagatgaataCCAACTGTGCCCAGGATGCCTTCATCTTGGTTTTCGCCAACCTGGCCTCTTCCCTCCTGGCAGCTCAGGTGGTATTCAGTGTACTAGGTTTCCGGGCCGCCACCTTCGTCCGAGAGTGTGTCAACCA GAGCTATTGGAAACTGATGGAGCTGATCAGAATGAGAGTGCTGCCCATAGAGGTGCATCCCCCTGAAAACCTGATGAAGATGCCAGTCAGAGCCTTCAATATGTGGCTCAATCACTTTAATGATGATCTGAGGCTGCAGGTTCTGGAGCATGTGCCCGATTGCAAAGTGGAGGAGGAGCTCGTTCGT AACACAGAAGGCCCTGGCCTGCTCTACATGGCCTTCACTGAGGCCATAGCCAAGTTCCCAGATGCAACTTTATGGTCGATTATCTTCTTCCTGATGCTCATCAATCTGGCGCTGAGCTCTTCAATGGGACTAATGCAGACTATCCAGATCCTACTTCAGGACACCTTCCCCTGGCTTCACAATTCCTCTTTGACCATCTCTG TGACCATCGGGTGCCTGGGCTTCCTCTTCAGCCTCCTCTTCAGCCATCACTCTGGCCTCTACTTCTTGAACTTGTTTGATGATTTTATTGGAACTGTGGCTCTATGTaccatgatcctctttgagaacattGCTGTGGCCTGGATCTATGGGGCCAAGAG GTTCATGAATGAAGTGAGGGATTGCATGGGGTTCAAAGTCTGGATAATGCATGAGTTCCTGCTGCGCTATGTCACATTGCTGGtgatcatcatcattttcatatgCTACCTGTTGAGTCTGGGGAAGCACCCCACCTATACAGCCTGGGACTGGAGCACT TTTGAAATGTCAGAGACTCCCTATCCAGAGTGGGCTTTGATCCTTGGGATTAGCCTCATCATCCTGATCATGCTGCCCACCCTGGTGGGCCTGTTATGCTTCAAGAAGTCAGTCATATTACCACTGCCAAGGAACTCCTCTCCCCAGCCTCTGGAGGCTCCCAAGgcttcctcctcactccaggatcAGCAAGCCTCCTCCTCTGGGAAGACTGGAAGTCTTTTTGAGGTCCAGGCTGCAGAGGCCCAAGTTCAATAA
- the SLC6A16 gene encoding orphan sodium- and chloride-dependent neurotransmitter transporter NTT5 isoform X2, translated as MATEQKVSAEPASQTQNQVDSHSTRMATEEGPPEPAHNSKVVDRRTSKYVWKSKTQYMMTQLGFSVGLGSIWRFPSLCQQFEALGQNFRSDVWRKIHPRLGSVGLTCSLITFLLIIYYNIFIAWSILYLRNSFMYPLPWTECPKWTVTSIPDSNCTRATPSVYFWYGQTLHITNRIDDSGGIVLNIGICLLVVWLFLTVISIQDSNTKGKILYFSVIVPYVILFCFLIRSYLMEGSIYGLRKLVKTKISALFSPILWWRAGTQVFFNLGCGCGGLIVLSSFLKMNTNCAQDAFILVFANLASSLLAAQVVFSVLGFRAATFVRECVNQSYWKLMELIRMRVLPIEVHPPENLMKMPVRAFNMWLNHFNDDLRLQVLEHVPDCKVEEELVRNTEGPGLLYMAFTEAIAKFPDATLWSIIFFLMLINLALSSSMGLMQTIQILLQDTFPWLHNSSLTISVTIGCLGFLFSLLFSHHSGLYFLNLFDDFIGTVALCTMILFENIAVAWIYGAKRFMNEVRDCMGFKVWIMHEFLLRYVTLLVIIIIFICYLLSLGKHPTYTAWDWSTFEMSETPYPEWALILGISLIILIMLPTLVGLLCFKKSVILPLPRNSSPQPLEAPKASSSLQDQQASSSGKTGSLFEVQAAEAQVQ; from the exons ATGGCCACTGAGCAGAAGGTGTCAGCGGAGCCTGCCTCCCAGACCCAGAACCAAGTCGACTCTCACTCCACCAG GATGGCCACTGAGGAAGGCCCTCCAGAACCAGCCCACAACTCAAAGGTTGTGGACAGGAGAACCAGCAAGTATGTTTGGAAGAGCAAGACCCAGTATATGATGACACAGTTGGGCTTCTCTGTGGGACTGGGGAGCATCTGGAGGTTCCCTTCCTTGTGCCAACAGTTTGAAG CTTTGGGGCAGAACTTTCGCTCTGATGTCTGGCGGAAGATCCACCCCCGGCTCGGGAGTGTAGGACTGACCTGCAGCCTG ATAACCTTCTTGTTGATTATCTATTATAACATCTTCATCGCTTGGAGCATCTTATACCTCAGGAACTCTTTCATGTACCCACTGCCCTGGACAGAATGCCCCAAATGGACAGTCACAAGCATCCCTG ATTCCAACTGTACCCGAGCCACCCCATCTGTTTATTTCTGGTACGGTCAGACCCTGCACATCACAAACAGAATCGATGACAGTGGGGGCATTGTCTTGAACATTGGCATCTGCCTCTTAGTGGTTTGGCTCTTCTTGACAGTCATTTCCATCCAGGACAGCAACACCAAAGGGAAG ATACTGTACTTCTCTGTGATAGTCCCCTATGTTATCCTGTTCTGCTTCCTCATACGAAGCTACCTGATGGAAGGTTCCATTTATGGGCTACGTAAGTTGGTGAAAACTAAG ATATCAGCCCTCTTCTCTCCGATACTGTGGTGGCGGGCAGGAACACAGGTGTTCTTCAATTTAGGCTGTGGATGTGGCGGCCTCATCGTCTTGTCCtcctttttaaagatgaataCCAACTGTGCCCAGGATGCCTTCATCTTGGTTTTCGCCAACCTGGCCTCTTCCCTCCTGGCAGCTCAGGTGGTATTCAGTGTACTAGGTTTCCGGGCCGCCACCTTCGTCCGAGAGTGTGTCAACCA GAGCTATTGGAAACTGATGGAGCTGATCAGAATGAGAGTGCTGCCCATAGAGGTGCATCCCCCTGAAAACCTGATGAAGATGCCAGTCAGAGCCTTCAATATGTGGCTCAATCACTTTAATGATGATCTGAGGCTGCAGGTTCTGGAGCATGTGCCCGATTGCAAAGTGGAGGAGGAGCTCGTTCGT AACACAGAAGGCCCTGGCCTGCTCTACATGGCCTTCACTGAGGCCATAGCCAAGTTCCCAGATGCAACTTTATGGTCGATTATCTTCTTCCTGATGCTCATCAATCTGGCGCTGAGCTCTTCAATGGGACTAATGCAGACTATCCAGATCCTACTTCAGGACACCTTCCCCTGGCTTCACAATTCCTCTTTGACCATCTCTG TGACCATCGGGTGCCTGGGCTTCCTCTTCAGCCTCCTCTTCAGCCATCACTCTGGCCTCTACTTCTTGAACTTGTTTGATGATTTTATTGGAACTGTGGCTCTATGTaccatgatcctctttgagaacattGCTGTGGCCTGGATCTATGGGGCCAAGAG GTTCATGAATGAAGTGAGGGATTGCATGGGGTTCAAAGTCTGGATAATGCATGAGTTCCTGCTGCGCTATGTCACATTGCTGGtgatcatcatcattttcatatgCTACCTGTTGAGTCTGGGGAAGCACCCCACCTATACAGCCTGGGACTGGAGCACT TTTGAAATGTCAGAGACTCCCTATCCAGAGTGGGCTTTGATCCTTGGGATTAGCCTCATCATCCTGATCATGCTGCCCACCCTGGTGGGCCTGTTATGCTTCAAGAAGTCAGTCATATTACCACTGCCAAGGAACTCCTCTCCCCAGCCTCTGGAGGCTCCCAAGgcttcctcctcactccaggatcAGCAAGCCTCCTCCTCTGGGAAGACTGGAAGTCTTTTTGAGGTCCAGGCTGCAGAGGCCCAAGTTCAATAA
- the SLC6A16 gene encoding orphan sodium- and chloride-dependent neurotransmitter transporter NTT5 isoform X3, which translates to MATEQKVSAEPASQTQNQVDSHSTRMATEEGPPEPAHNSKVVDRRTSKYVWKSKTQYMMTQLGFSVGLGSIWRFPSLCQQFEGTFLFSYVLLFFILGVPLVFMELALGQNFRSDVWRKIHPRLGSVGLTCSLITFLLIIYYNIFIAWSILYLRNSFMYPLPWTECPKWTVTSIPDSNCTRATPSVYFWYGQTLHITNRIDDSGGIVLNIGICLLVVWLFLTVISIQDSNTKGKILYFSVIVPYVILFCFLIRSYLMEGSIYGLRKLVKTKMNTNCAQDAFILVFANLASSLLAAQVVFSVLGFRAATFVRECVNQSYWKLMELIRMRVLPIEVHPPENLMKMPVRAFNMWLNHFNDDLRLQVLEHVPDCKVEEELVRNTEGPGLLYMAFTEAIAKFPDATLWSIIFFLMLINLALSSSMGLMQTIQILLQDTFPWLHNSSLTISVTIGCLGFLFSLLFSHHSGLYFLNLFDDFIGTVALCTMILFENIAVAWIYGAKRFMNEVRDCMGFKVWIMHEFLLRYVTLLVIIIIFICYLLSLGKHPTYTAWDWSTFEMSETPYPEWALILGISLIILIMLPTLVGLLCFKKSVILPLPRNSSPQPLEAPKASSSLQDQQASSSGKTGSLFEVQAAEAQVQ; encoded by the exons ATGGCCACTGAGCAGAAGGTGTCAGCGGAGCCTGCCTCCCAGACCCAGAACCAAGTCGACTCTCACTCCACCAG GATGGCCACTGAGGAAGGCCCTCCAGAACCAGCCCACAACTCAAAGGTTGTGGACAGGAGAACCAGCAAGTATGTTTGGAAGAGCAAGACCCAGTATATGATGACACAGTTGGGCTTCTCTGTGGGACTGGGGAGCATCTGGAGGTTCCCTTCCTTGTGCCAACAGTTTGAAG gcactttccttttctcctatgtCCTGCTGTTTTTCATCCTGGGTGTCCCCTTGGTGTTCATGGAGCTAGCTTTGGGGCAGAACTTTCGCTCTGATGTCTGGCGGAAGATCCACCCCCGGCTCGGGAGTGTAGGACTGACCTGCAGCCTG ATAACCTTCTTGTTGATTATCTATTATAACATCTTCATCGCTTGGAGCATCTTATACCTCAGGAACTCTTTCATGTACCCACTGCCCTGGACAGAATGCCCCAAATGGACAGTCACAAGCATCCCTG ATTCCAACTGTACCCGAGCCACCCCATCTGTTTATTTCTGGTACGGTCAGACCCTGCACATCACAAACAGAATCGATGACAGTGGGGGCATTGTCTTGAACATTGGCATCTGCCTCTTAGTGGTTTGGCTCTTCTTGACAGTCATTTCCATCCAGGACAGCAACACCAAAGGGAAG ATACTGTACTTCTCTGTGATAGTCCCCTATGTTATCCTGTTCTGCTTCCTCATACGAAGCTACCTGATGGAAGGTTCCATTTATGGGCTACGTAAGTTGGTGAAAACTAAG atgaataCCAACTGTGCCCAGGATGCCTTCATCTTGGTTTTCGCCAACCTGGCCTCTTCCCTCCTGGCAGCTCAGGTGGTATTCAGTGTACTAGGTTTCCGGGCCGCCACCTTCGTCCGAGAGTGTGTCAACCA GAGCTATTGGAAACTGATGGAGCTGATCAGAATGAGAGTGCTGCCCATAGAGGTGCATCCCCCTGAAAACCTGATGAAGATGCCAGTCAGAGCCTTCAATATGTGGCTCAATCACTTTAATGATGATCTGAGGCTGCAGGTTCTGGAGCATGTGCCCGATTGCAAAGTGGAGGAGGAGCTCGTTCGT AACACAGAAGGCCCTGGCCTGCTCTACATGGCCTTCACTGAGGCCATAGCCAAGTTCCCAGATGCAACTTTATGGTCGATTATCTTCTTCCTGATGCTCATCAATCTGGCGCTGAGCTCTTCAATGGGACTAATGCAGACTATCCAGATCCTACTTCAGGACACCTTCCCCTGGCTTCACAATTCCTCTTTGACCATCTCTG TGACCATCGGGTGCCTGGGCTTCCTCTTCAGCCTCCTCTTCAGCCATCACTCTGGCCTCTACTTCTTGAACTTGTTTGATGATTTTATTGGAACTGTGGCTCTATGTaccatgatcctctttgagaacattGCTGTGGCCTGGATCTATGGGGCCAAGAG GTTCATGAATGAAGTGAGGGATTGCATGGGGTTCAAAGTCTGGATAATGCATGAGTTCCTGCTGCGCTATGTCACATTGCTGGtgatcatcatcattttcatatgCTACCTGTTGAGTCTGGGGAAGCACCCCACCTATACAGCCTGGGACTGGAGCACT TTTGAAATGTCAGAGACTCCCTATCCAGAGTGGGCTTTGATCCTTGGGATTAGCCTCATCATCCTGATCATGCTGCCCACCCTGGTGGGCCTGTTATGCTTCAAGAAGTCAGTCATATTACCACTGCCAAGGAACTCCTCTCCCCAGCCTCTGGAGGCTCCCAAGgcttcctcctcactccaggatcAGCAAGCCTCCTCCTCTGGGAAGACTGGAAGTCTTTTTGAGGTCCAGGCTGCAGAGGCCCAAGTTCAATAA